In Actinomycetota bacterium, the sequence CCGCAGGGATCTCGGCCCGCCGCCATCCCGGCTCGAGGGCCATCTCGGCGCTCATCATCGGGTTGGAGAAGCTGCGCCAGGCGACGCTCTCCGGGTCGATCTCGGGCGGAAGCGCCTGCGCGGGCGGGATCACCGGGGCGACGCGGTGGTCCTCGGACTCGGGCAGCCCGATGTAGAAGTCGGCGCCGAGCGGGCCGGCGATCTCGGCCGCGAAGAACTTCCCCAGGCTGGTCCCGGTGACCCGGCGCAAGATCTCACCCTCCAAGTAGCCCTGGGTGATGGCGTGGTAGCCGCTCTGCGTGCCGGGTTCCCACCACGGAGCCTGTGCGGCGAGCCGTGACGTGGCGAGCTCCCAGTCGAATAGGTCGGTCGTGGCCATCGGCTGTTCCCAGCCCGACAACCCCGCGGTGTGGGCCATCACGTGACGCACGAGCACCCCGTCCTTGCCGTTCGCCGCGAACTCCGGCCAGTACTTCGCGACCGGGGCGTCGAGGTCGATCTGGCCACGGTCGGCGAGCACCAGCATGCACAGCGCAGCCATCGTCTTCGTCGTCGACCACACGTTGACGAGGGTGTCCTCTTGCCATTCCGTCGTGCGCTCGGGGGTGGTGTGCCCGCCCCAGATGTCGACGACGAGCTCGCCGTCGAGGGTGATCGCGACGCTCGCGCCGACGTCGCCTTGGAACTCGAAGTTGGCGTGGAAGGCGTCGCGCACGGCGGAGAAGCGGTCGCTGCAGAACCCGTGGATCTCTGTCATCGGCGCGACAGTACGCTCGCATCGCGATGTCGCTGCGCGCGCCTCACCTCACCGCCAAGCTGCAGGGCTTCGGCACGACGATCTTCGCCGAGATGTCCGCGCTCGCCGCCTCGACGGGTGCGGTCAACCTCGGCCAGGGATTCCCCGACTACGACGGCCCGCGCGAGGTGCTCGACGCCGCCATCGCCGCCATCTCCGAAGGCCAGAACCAGTACCCGCCCGGCATCGGCGTGCCGGTGCTGCGCGAGGCCATCTGCGAGCACCAGCAGCGCTTCTACGGCCTCACCTACGACGCCGACACCGAGGTGCTCGTCACCACCGGCGCCACCGAGGCACTGGCGGGCGCGTTGCTCGGCCTGCTCGACACCGGTGACGAGGTCGTCCTGCTGCAGCCGATGTACGACAGCTACCAGGCGTGCATCGCGCTCGCGGGTGCGCTCACCCGGCCGGTCACCTTGCGGCCGCCCGCGTACGCGCTCGACCCCGACGAGCTGCGCGCGGCGATCACTCCGAAGACGAAGCTGATCCTGCTCAACAGCCCCCACAACCCGACGGGCTCGGTGCTGTCCACGGACGAGCTGCAGGCGGTAGCCGACCTGGCGGTGGAGCACGACCTGATCGTCGTAACCGACGAGGTGTACGAGCACATCACCTTCGACGGCGTGCGCCACGTGCCCCTCGCCACGCTGCCCGGCATGCGTGAGCGCACCCTCGTCATCTCGAGCGGCGGCAAGACCTTCAACACTACGGGGTGGAAGGTCGGTTGGATCTGCGGCCCGGCAGCGCTTGTCGCCGCTGCGCGAACGACCAAGCAGTTCCTCACGTACGTCTCGGCGGGGCCGTTCCAGCCGGCGATCGCCGCGGGTCTGAAGCTGCCCGACGCCTACTTCGGGGAGCTCGCCGCCGATCTGCAGTCGAAGCGCGACCGCCTGGTGCGCGGGCTCGACGAGGCCGGATTCGTCGTGTTCGAGCCCCAGGGCACCTACTTCGTCACCGTCGACATCCGCCCGCTCGCCCCCGACGGGGACGGGTTCGCGTTCTGCCGCCGGCTCCCGGAGAGCTGCGGTGTGGTCGGCGTGCCGAACGTCGTCTTCTACGACCGGGCTTACCAGGCGGAGGGCCGCCACCTGGTGCGGTTCGCGTTCTGCAAGCGTCACGAGCTGATCGACGAGGCCGTGTCCCGCCTGAAGGCGCTGGCCTGATGCGCATCGCTGCGATCCAGCACGACACGCGCTGGGACGACCGCGCCGCGAACTTCGAGCACCTCGCGCCGATGGTTGCCGGCGCGGCCGATCTCGGGGCGCGTCTCGTCCTGCTGACCGAGATGTTCTCCACCGGCTTCTCCGTCGGCGGCCAGATCGCCGAGCCCGAGGACGGGCCCTCCGCGCAGTTCCTGCGCGACCAGGCCCGCGAGCACGGGCTGTGGATCGGCGGCTCGTGCCCCGAGGTGCCCCCCGGCGACGACCCGCGGCCGTACAACAGCTTCGTGCTCGCCGCGCCCGACGGCACCTTGCACCGGTACCGCAAGATCCACCCGTTCACGTTCGCCGGCGAGCACGAGCACTTCCGCGCCGGCGACCAGCTGGTGACGGTCGATGTCGAAGGGCTGCGCGTCAGCCTGTTCGTCTGCTACGACCTCCGCTTCGCCGACGAGTTCTGGCAGCTCGCCGCGGACACCGACGTCTACCTGGTGCCTGCCAACTGGCCGGAGAGCCGTCGCCTGCACTGGCAGGCGCTGCTGCAGGCCCGGGCGATCGAGAACCAGGCGTACGTCGTCGGCTGCAACCGGGTGGGCTCTGGAGGCGGCCTCGACTACACCGGCGACAGCCGCATCGTCGACCCCCTCGGTGAACTGCTTGCCACCGCCGCCCGCACCGAGACGATCCTCACCGCCGACGTCACGGCCGAACACGTCGCGAGCGTGCGCGACAAGTTCAGGTTCCTGCCCGACCGCCGCTGATCATTCATGTCTCACGGGTGATACAGTCACGTCGTGGCTGAGGCGACGGTTCGGGAGCTGCGGAACAAGGGCGGCGAGGTGCTCGACCGCGTGCTTGCGGGGGAGCGCATCACGGTGACTCGCGATGGCAAGCCCGTGGCCGAGCTTCGACCCCTACCTGGCGGCCGGCTGTCGGCCGAAGCGCTCCTGGAGCGGTTCCGGCGGCTGCCTCACGTCGACCCCAAGCGCTTCCGCACCGATGTCGACGCCGTCATCGACCAGAGCATCTGAGCCATGGCGGCAGGGATCCTCGACACGAACGCGATCATCCTGCTCGAGCACCTCGACGCCGACGACCTCCCGTCCGAGCCGGTGATCACCGCGGTGACGCTTGCCGAGCTGTCGGTCGGTCCCCTCGTGGCGACGAGCAGCAGAGAGCGTGCTGCCCGTCAGGCCCGGCTTCAGGAGGTCGAGGCGGCGTTCGAACCGCTGCCGTTCGACGCGGCGGCCGCGCGTACCTTCGGCGGCGTCGCCGCAGCGCTGCGTCGCTCCGGGCGCAAGCCGTCGGCGCGGGCGTTCGATGCGCTCATCGCCGCGACGGCCATCGCCAACCACCTCCCGCTGTACACCTGCAACCCGCGTGACTACGCAGGCATCGAGGGTCTCGAACTGGTGGCGATCCCTCATCCTGCCTGACCGCCGTCGATCGGTCTCGCCTGCAGGCTGACGAGGAACCCCCCCGGCGTCTCCTGCTGGCCGACCTCGGTGAAGCCGAGGCGTTCGTGGAAGGCGAGCGAGCCGTCGTTGCGGGGGCGCAGGTTCACCTCGAGCGTGAACCACTCCCTCCCTGCCGAGCGCCGTTCCACCTCGGCGTAGAGCGCAGCTCCGATGCCCCTGCCGCGGAACCGCGCGTCGACGGCGACGCGGTCGAGGTACACGAACTCGCGGTAGCGCTCGGTGAACCACCTGAAGTTGACGCTCCCGTAGTCGGCGCCGGGGGCGATGACCAGGCAG encodes:
- a CDS encoding beta-lactamase family protein, giving the protein MTEIHGFCSDRFSAVRDAFHANFEFQGDVGASVAITLDGELVVDIWGGHTTPERTTEWQEDTLVNVWSTTKTMAALCMLVLADRGQIDLDAPVAKYWPEFAANGKDGVLVRHVMAHTAGLSGWEQPMATTDLFDWELATSRLAAQAPWWEPGTQSGYHAITQGYLEGEILRRVTGTSLGKFFAAEIAGPLGADFYIGLPESEDHRVAPVIPPAQALPPEIDPESVAWRSFSNPMMSAEMALEPGWRRAEIPAANGQGNARSVATVQSVIAGGGEARGVRLLSEATVARIFEEQSFATDLVLGLPVRLGIGYGLNSSATPLSPNERTCFWGGWGGSIVVNDLDAKMTVAYMMNRMGDGTLGDLRGAAIVFAAHASLAG
- a CDS encoding pyridoxal phosphate-dependent aminotransferase; translated protein: MSLRAPHLTAKLQGFGTTIFAEMSALAASTGAVNLGQGFPDYDGPREVLDAAIAAISEGQNQYPPGIGVPVLREAICEHQQRFYGLTYDADTEVLVTTGATEALAGALLGLLDTGDEVVLLQPMYDSYQACIALAGALTRPVTLRPPAYALDPDELRAAITPKTKLILLNSPHNPTGSVLSTDELQAVADLAVEHDLIVVTDEVYEHITFDGVRHVPLATLPGMRERTLVISSGGKTFNTTGWKVGWICGPAALVAAARTTKQFLTYVSAGPFQPAIAAGLKLPDAYFGELAADLQSKRDRLVRGLDEAGFVVFEPQGTYFVTVDIRPLAPDGDGFAFCRRLPESCGVVGVPNVVFYDRAYQAEGRHLVRFAFCKRHELIDEAVSRLKALA
- a CDS encoding carbon-nitrogen family hydrolase; amino-acid sequence: MRIAAIQHDTRWDDRAANFEHLAPMVAGAADLGARLVLLTEMFSTGFSVGGQIAEPEDGPSAQFLRDQAREHGLWIGGSCPEVPPGDDPRPYNSFVLAAPDGTLHRYRKIHPFTFAGEHEHFRAGDQLVTVDVEGLRVSLFVCYDLRFADEFWQLAADTDVYLVPANWPESRRLHWQALLQARAIENQAYVVGCNRVGSGGGLDYTGDSRIVDPLGELLATAARTETILTADVTAEHVASVRDKFRFLPDRR
- a CDS encoding type II toxin-antitoxin system prevent-host-death family antitoxin, giving the protein MAEATVRELRNKGGEVLDRVLAGERITVTRDGKPVAELRPLPGGRLSAEALLERFRRLPHVDPKRFRTDVDAVIDQSI
- a CDS encoding type II toxin-antitoxin system VapC family toxin, whose product is MAAGILDTNAIILLEHLDADDLPSEPVITAVTLAELSVGPLVATSSRERAARQARLQEVEAAFEPLPFDAAAARTFGGVAAALRRSGRKPSARAFDALIAATAIANHLPLYTCNPRDYAGIEGLELVAIPHPA
- a CDS encoding GNAT family N-acetyltransferase is translated as MEFGDRPEVVVRDLTEADFGAVHALNQANVPAVGDATRQLLSDIVDESLHALVAAVPDPSGQAGSEVAGFCLVIAPGADYGSVNFRWFTERYREFVYLDRVAVDARFRGRGIGAALYAEVERRSAGREWFTLEVNLRPRNDGSLAFHERLGFTEVGQQETPGGFLVSLQARPIDGGQAG